One Longimicrobium terrae DNA segment encodes these proteins:
- a CDS encoding M1 family metallopeptidase has protein sequence MNFRTSRPITAAALAGVLGACAPAVEPASAPSAASPAQAPAGAQTPMATLVRDVHSFAQPNEARVTHVALDLRADFAAKVISGTAALDVAAAPGADDIVLDTKGLTIRGVTGANGQPLRWALGTADSILGQPLTVQLPAGTRRIIVQYATSPSAGALQWLTPEQTAGKRHPYLFSQGQAILTRSWIPTQDSPGIRQTYEARIVVPAELKAVMSAEMLTPNGEPAEGGRAFRFKLDRAVPPYLIALGVGDLAFRELGPRTGVYTEPAMLERSAYELAELEKFVTAAEGLYGPYRWGRYDILMLPPSFPYGGMENPRLTFATPTILAGDRSLVSLVAHELAHSWSGNLVTNATWQDFWLNEGFTTYFENRIMEALYGPERAAMLANLGWQGLQDAVEAAGGDTGADTRLKIDLTGRDPDEGTTDIAYEKGAAFLRTIEQAVGRPRWDAYLRSYFDRNAFQPMTTEQLLADIRANLIRGDAALEQRIGLDQWAYQPGVPTNAVVPHSGAFAAVEAQAQAFDRGTPAAQLQTSGWSTQEWQHFLGALPQTMTAARLADLDRAFGLSRQGNSEILFAWLQMAVRNRYQPAVPALEQFLTSQGRRKFVRPLFAALMEQGTWGQPLARRIYAVARPGYHPVTATSVDAIVR, from the coding sequence ATGAACTTCCGCACATCCCGCCCCATAACCGCGGCCGCGCTGGCCGGCGTGCTGGGCGCATGCGCACCGGCGGTGGAGCCCGCCTCCGCGCCGTCCGCCGCATCGCCGGCGCAGGCACCCGCCGGCGCGCAGACGCCCATGGCCACGCTGGTGCGCGACGTCCACTCGTTCGCGCAGCCCAACGAGGCGCGCGTCACGCACGTGGCGCTGGACCTGCGCGCCGACTTCGCCGCCAAGGTGATTTCCGGCACCGCCGCGCTGGACGTGGCCGCCGCGCCCGGAGCCGACGACATCGTGCTCGACACCAAGGGCCTCACCATCCGCGGCGTGACCGGCGCGAACGGCCAGCCGCTGCGCTGGGCCCTCGGCACCGCGGACAGCATCCTGGGCCAGCCGCTCACCGTGCAGCTTCCCGCCGGCACGCGGCGCATCATCGTCCAATACGCCACCAGCCCGTCCGCGGGCGCGCTGCAGTGGCTGACCCCGGAGCAGACGGCGGGCAAGCGCCATCCGTACCTGTTCTCGCAGGGGCAGGCCATCCTTACGCGCAGCTGGATTCCCACGCAGGACAGCCCCGGAATTCGCCAGACGTACGAGGCGCGCATCGTGGTTCCCGCCGAGCTCAAGGCGGTGATGAGCGCCGAGATGCTCACGCCGAACGGCGAGCCGGCCGAGGGCGGGCGCGCCTTCCGCTTCAAGCTGGACCGCGCGGTACCGCCGTACCTGATCGCGCTGGGCGTGGGCGACCTGGCCTTTCGCGAACTGGGCCCGCGCACCGGCGTCTACACGGAACCCGCCATGCTGGAGCGCTCCGCGTACGAACTGGCGGAGCTGGAAAAGTTCGTCACCGCGGCCGAGGGGCTGTACGGCCCGTACCGCTGGGGCCGCTACGATATCCTCATGCTGCCGCCCTCGTTTCCGTACGGCGGCATGGAGAACCCGCGGCTGACCTTTGCCACGCCCACGATCCTTGCCGGCGACCGTTCGCTCGTCTCCCTGGTCGCGCACGAACTAGCGCACTCGTGGTCCGGGAACCTGGTGACCAACGCGACGTGGCAGGACTTCTGGCTGAACGAGGGGTTCACCACGTACTTCGAAAACCGCATCATGGAGGCGCTGTACGGGCCGGAGCGCGCCGCCATGCTGGCCAACCTGGGATGGCAGGGGCTGCAGGACGCGGTCGAGGCCGCGGGCGGAGACACCGGAGCGGACACGCGCCTCAAGATCGACCTCACCGGCCGCGATCCGGATGAGGGCACGACGGACATCGCGTACGAAAAGGGCGCCGCATTCCTGCGCACCATCGAGCAGGCCGTCGGGCGGCCGCGCTGGGACGCGTACCTGCGCTCGTACTTTGACCGCAACGCGTTCCAGCCGATGACCACCGAGCAGCTGCTGGCAGACATCCGCGCCAACCTGATCCGCGGCGACGCGGCGCTGGAGCAGCGGATCGGGCTGGATCAGTGGGCGTACCAGCCGGGCGTGCCCACCAATGCCGTCGTCCCGCACTCTGGTGCCTTTGCCGCCGTGGAGGCGCAGGCCCAGGCGTTCGACCGCGGAACGCCGGCCGCGCAGCTGCAGACGTCGGGGTGGAGCACGCAGGAGTGGCAGCACTTCCTGGGCGCGCTTCCGCAGACGATGACGGCCGCGCGGCTGGCGGACCTGGACCGCGCGTTCGGCCTGTCGCGGCAGGGCAACAGCGAAATCCTGTTCGCCTGGCTGCAGATGGCCGTGCGCAACCGCTACCAGCCCGCGGTGCCGGCGCTGGAGCAGTTCCTGACGTCGCAGGGGCGGCGCAAGTTCGTGCGCCCGCTGTTCGCCGCGCTGATGGAGCAGGGCACGTGGGGACAGCCCCTCGCGCGCCGCATCTACGCCGTCGCGCGCCCCGGCTACCACCCCGTGACCGCCACGTCGGTGGACGCCATCGTCCGCTGA
- a CDS encoding vanadium-dependent haloperoxidase, whose translation MSCYDGKYPCPVPEYALKGPQVEPEASFWNHCPQLRMVSIKELLDITDNPGEPGYFYPYPDPCTPEGAELIAKEFKELQDLASRRDDPCSLVNPGECPVLTESPCKPLEKLPFYFGCRAPISRLLNLTPPALGAVQVNRLPGQQVIRTGRGLARLFENETPGLTYRHTLDYLITTRNWSPPRQALVWAALDVAIASALQAAWYYKWLSPRPLTSRRPRPSEYAADHGVKFNVLYDRPDELNPMYITCPDARPCSPNPGFSPGTPRHPAYPSGHSTYAGAASTILAYFFGNDPTPAALTLGMASTTIGEELRNMADNIGTARMWGGVHWRSDHEAGLRLGQVVACLVLRQLSSICGGNFNLCPPMPAMVSQCKCRDTDVCKDDAPPPCKDLMIGAEKCQAGCAPCGESNVDVQDPCKPPPPADLASPETLDARSVQQGAV comes from the coding sequence ATGAGCTGCTACGATGGAAAGTACCCGTGTCCCGTACCGGAGTACGCCCTCAAGGGGCCGCAGGTTGAGCCGGAAGCAAGCTTCTGGAACCACTGCCCGCAGCTGCGGATGGTGTCCATCAAGGAACTGCTGGACATCACCGACAACCCCGGCGAGCCCGGCTACTTCTATCCGTATCCGGACCCCTGCACGCCGGAGGGTGCGGAACTGATCGCCAAGGAGTTCAAGGAACTGCAGGATCTGGCGTCGCGGCGCGACGATCCGTGCAGCCTGGTGAACCCCGGCGAGTGCCCGGTGCTGACGGAAAGCCCCTGCAAGCCGCTGGAGAAGCTGCCCTTCTACTTCGGCTGCCGAGCGCCCATCAGCCGGCTGCTGAACCTTACGCCGCCCGCTCTGGGCGCCGTGCAGGTGAACCGGCTTCCCGGCCAGCAGGTGATTCGCACCGGCCGCGGGCTGGCGCGCCTGTTTGAGAACGAGACGCCGGGCCTCACCTACCGGCACACCCTCGACTACCTGATCACCACGCGCAACTGGTCGCCGCCGCGGCAGGCGCTGGTGTGGGCGGCGCTGGACGTGGCCATCGCCAGTGCGCTGCAGGCGGCGTGGTACTACAAGTGGCTCAGCCCGCGCCCGCTCACCTCGCGCCGGCCGCGCCCGTCGGAGTACGCGGCCGACCATGGTGTCAAGTTCAACGTGCTGTACGACCGGCCCGATGAACTGAACCCCATGTACATCACCTGCCCGGATGCCCGTCCGTGCTCGCCCAATCCGGGGTTCAGCCCGGGAACGCCGCGGCACCCGGCGTACCCGTCCGGCCACAGCACGTACGCCGGCGCGGCCAGCACCATCCTGGCCTACTTCTTTGGCAACGATCCCACGCCGGCCGCGCTGACGCTGGGAATGGCCAGCACCACGATCGGCGAGGAACTGCGCAACATGGCCGACAACATCGGCACGGCGCGCATGTGGGGCGGCGTGCACTGGCGGTCCGACCACGAGGCCGGGCTGCGGCTGGGCCAGGTGGTGGCCTGCCTGGTTCTGCGCCAGCTGTCCAGCATCTGCGGCGGCAACTTCAACCTGTGCCCGCCCATGCCCGCCATGGTGAGCCAGTGCAAGTGCCGGGACACGGACGTCTGCAAGGACGACGCGCCGCCCCCGTGCAAGGATCTCATGATCGGCGCGGAAAAGTGCCAGGCCGGGTGCGCCCCCTGCGGCGAGTCCAACGTCGACGTTCAGGACCCGTGCAAGCCGCCTCCCCCGGCGGACCTGGCCAGCCCTGAAACGCTGGATGCGCGCAGCGTGCAGCAGGGCGCGGTCTGA
- a CDS encoding glutamine--tRNA ligase/YqeY domain fusion protein produces MAEDVSENKHEGGTSTTTDFTERDGMDFIRTLVADDLRAGRYQSIVTRFPPEPNGYLHIGHAKSIVLNHGIARETGGRFNLRFDDTNPETEDVSYAESIVDTVRWLGADFGGTVYHAADYFEQMYRFAEYLIGRGLAYVDSSTDEEVREARGTVTEPGRPTAFRDRSVEENLDLFRRMRAGEFPDGAHVLRAKIDLASSNMLLRDPLLYRIRHAHHYRTGDKWCIYPLYDYAHPIEDAIEGITHSLCTLEFENNRAVYDWTVDHWQDFVRAEGGEPSRPHQYEFARLALDYTVMSKRKLLQLVNEGLVSGWDDPRLPTIAGMRRRGVTAEALRAFCEMIGVAKSNTRIDIGKLDFAIRDDLNHRAPRVLCVLNPLKVTITNYPAGESETFDAPLWPHDVPNEGSRPLPFSGTVYIDRDDFAENPPKGFYRLSPGGEVRLRYAYVIRCDEVVKDDAGEIVELRCSYDPATRSGSSPEGRQVKGTIQWVSAEHGLPCEVRLYDRLFTAPDPEAGEGDWKQNLNPDSLVVIHRAMVEPSVRDDAPGSRYQFERVGYFCSDTTDSRPDALVFNRTVTLRDTWTKPAASATAKPAQKAKKDRDPSASSDARPKSKPAAVAVERTPELEALRTRFATELGLSADDADLLTREVASARMFEQAVAGGAPARTTANWVINELPRVADAGALAESKFTGAELGELVRLVEDGTVSVAGARTVLEEMARSGGSPRELVSKLGLQQVSDPGALTPIVDQVIAANAGKADEYRGGKTGLLGFFVGQVMRQSGGNANPELVSRLVREQLG; encoded by the coding sequence ATGGCGGAAGACGTGAGCGAGAACAAGCACGAGGGCGGTACCTCGACGACGACGGATTTCACGGAGCGCGACGGCATGGACTTCATCCGCACACTGGTCGCGGACGACCTGCGCGCGGGCCGCTACCAGTCCATCGTCACCCGTTTTCCGCCGGAGCCGAACGGTTATCTGCACATCGGCCACGCCAAGTCCATCGTCCTCAACCACGGCATCGCGCGGGAAACGGGCGGGCGCTTCAACCTGCGCTTCGACGACACCAATCCCGAAACCGAGGACGTCAGCTACGCCGAATCCATCGTCGACACCGTACGCTGGCTGGGCGCGGACTTCGGCGGCACGGTGTACCACGCGGCGGATTACTTCGAGCAGATGTACCGCTTTGCCGAGTACCTGATCGGCCGCGGGCTGGCGTACGTGGACAGCAGTACGGACGAGGAAGTGCGCGAGGCGCGCGGCACCGTCACGGAGCCGGGCCGCCCGACGGCGTTCCGCGACCGCTCGGTGGAAGAGAACCTGGACCTTTTCCGCCGCATGCGCGCCGGCGAGTTCCCCGACGGCGCGCACGTCCTGCGCGCGAAGATCGACCTCGCCTCCAGCAACATGCTGCTGCGCGATCCGCTGCTGTACCGGATCCGCCACGCGCATCACTACCGCACGGGCGACAAGTGGTGCATCTACCCGCTGTACGACTACGCGCACCCCATCGAAGACGCCATCGAGGGGATTACGCACTCGCTCTGCACGCTCGAGTTCGAGAACAACCGCGCGGTGTACGACTGGACGGTGGACCACTGGCAGGACTTCGTGCGCGCCGAGGGCGGCGAGCCGTCGCGGCCGCACCAGTACGAGTTCGCGCGGCTGGCGCTGGACTACACGGTGATGAGCAAGCGCAAGCTGCTGCAGCTTGTAAATGAGGGCCTGGTGAGCGGTTGGGATGATCCGCGCCTGCCCACCATCGCCGGAATGCGCCGCCGCGGCGTGACGGCCGAGGCGCTGCGCGCGTTCTGCGAGATGATCGGCGTGGCCAAGAGCAACACGCGCATCGACATCGGCAAGCTGGACTTCGCCATCCGCGACGATCTGAACCACCGGGCGCCGCGCGTGCTGTGCGTGCTGAACCCGCTCAAGGTGACGATCACCAACTATCCCGCGGGCGAATCGGAAACGTTCGATGCGCCGCTGTGGCCGCACGACGTGCCGAACGAGGGGTCGCGTCCCCTGCCCTTTTCCGGCACCGTGTACATCGACCGCGACGACTTCGCCGAGAACCCGCCCAAGGGCTTCTACCGCCTCTCGCCCGGCGGCGAGGTGCGGCTGCGGTACGCGTACGTCATCCGCTGCGACGAGGTGGTCAAGGATGACGCGGGCGAAATCGTGGAGCTGCGCTGCTCGTACGATCCGGCGACGCGCAGCGGCAGTTCGCCCGAGGGGCGGCAGGTGAAGGGGACGATTCAGTGGGTGTCGGCGGAGCACGGCCTGCCCTGCGAGGTGCGCCTGTACGACCGCCTGTTCACCGCGCCCGATCCCGAGGCGGGCGAGGGCGACTGGAAGCAGAACCTGAACCCGGACTCGCTCGTCGTCATCCACCGCGCCATGGTGGAGCCCAGCGTGCGCGACGACGCACCGGGGAGCCGCTACCAGTTCGAGCGCGTGGGCTACTTCTGCTCGGACACGACGGATTCGCGGCCGGACGCGCTGGTGTTCAACCGCACGGTCACGTTGCGCGACACGTGGACGAAGCCGGCCGCGTCCGCCACGGCCAAGCCCGCGCAGAAGGCCAAAAAGGATCGCGACCCGTCCGCCTCATCCGACGCCAGGCCGAAGTCGAAGCCGGCCGCCGTCGCGGTGGAGCGCACGCCGGAGCTGGAGGCGTTGCGCACACGGTTCGCGACGGAGCTGGGCCTTTCGGCGGATGACGCGGATCTGCTCACGCGCGAAGTGGCGTCGGCGCGGATGTTTGAGCAGGCGGTGGCGGGTGGCGCGCCGGCCAGGACCACGGCCAACTGGGTGATCAACGAACTCCCGCGCGTCGCCGATGCGGGCGCGCTCGCGGAATCGAAGTTCACCGGCGCGGAACTGGGCGAACTCGTGCGGCTGGTGGAGGACGGCACGGTTTCCGTCGCGGGCGCGCGCACGGTGCTGGAGGAGATGGCCCGGAGCGGCGGCAGCCCGCGCGAGCTCGTCTCGAAGCTGGGTCTGCAGCAGGTGAGCGATCCCGGCGCGCTGACGCCCATCGTGGATCAGGTGATCGCCGCGAATGCTGGCAAGGCGGACGAGTACCGCGGCGGCAAGACGGGGCTCCTGGGCTTCTTCGTGGGCCAGGTGATGCGTCAGTCCGGCGGCAACGCCAACCCCGAACTCGTCAGCCGCCTGGTTCGCGAGCAGCTAGGCTGA